A genome region from Glutamicibacter arilaitensis Re117 includes the following:
- a CDS encoding acyl-CoA carboxylase subunit epsilon yields the protein MEQNTALPVAPQIRVTKGNPSDEELAVVTALLAAMGNAPAAEPETVEPKKRVARIRRRRALAPRLGWTIGRR from the coding sequence ATGGAACAGAACACTGCTTTGCCTGTTGCCCCGCAGATTCGTGTCACCAAGGGAAACCCTAGTGATGAAGAACTAGCGGTGGTAACTGCTCTGCTCGCCGCCATGGGCAACGCTCCGGCTGCAGAACCAGAGACCGTTGAACCCAAGAAGCGCGTAGCGCGGATCCGCCGTCGCAGGGCTCTGGCCCCGCGTCTGGGCTGGACTATCGGCCGGCGCTAA
- a CDS encoding acyl-CoA carboxylase subunit beta: protein MTQGRTEAAESIDLSTTAGKLAEFRRRQKLSEAPSGEAAIEKQHSRGKHTARERIEMLMDEDSFVEFDALAVHRSTAFGMEKKKPLGDGLVSGYGTVDGRLVAVYSQDFTVYGGSLSQVNGEKIVKVQEFALRNGCPVVGILDGGGARIQEGVASLAMFADIFRNNVHASGVVPQISLIMGPSAGGAAYSPALTDYVIMVDKTSHMFITGPDVIKTVTGEEIDMETLGGARQHNANTGTATYLASDEEDAIDFCKDLLDFLPSSNLADPLIAEFDEELEITADDLELDTLIPDSANQPYDMRTIIESIVDDAHFFEMQSLYAPNVMIGYARVEGRTVGIVANQPMQFAGTLDIAASEKAARFVRNCDAFNIPILTFVDVPGFLPGKDQEFQGIIRRGAKLLYAYAEATVPKLTVITRKAYGGAYIVMGSKKLGADLNLAWPTAQIGVMGAQGAVNILYRRDLAAVEAEGGDVEARRKQIIDDYEAELLNPYQAAELGYVDAVIAPSETRFQLVRGLRALREKHATLPPKKHGNIPL from the coding sequence ATGACGCAGGGCAGAACCGAGGCAGCCGAGTCAATCGACCTGTCCACCACCGCCGGAAAGCTTGCTGAGTTCCGCCGCCGCCAGAAGCTCTCCGAAGCACCAAGTGGCGAAGCAGCGATTGAAAAGCAGCACTCCCGCGGCAAGCACACTGCCCGCGAACGCATTGAAATGCTCATGGACGAGGACTCCTTCGTCGAGTTCGATGCCCTCGCAGTCCACCGCTCCACCGCTTTCGGCATGGAGAAGAAGAAGCCGCTGGGCGACGGCCTGGTCTCCGGCTACGGCACCGTCGATGGCCGCCTGGTGGCCGTCTACTCGCAGGACTTCACCGTCTACGGCGGCTCCCTGTCCCAGGTCAACGGCGAGAAAATCGTCAAGGTCCAGGAATTCGCGCTGCGCAACGGCTGCCCGGTAGTCGGCATCTTGGATGGCGGCGGCGCCCGCATCCAGGAGGGCGTGGCTTCGCTTGCCATGTTCGCCGATATCTTCCGGAACAACGTGCACGCCTCCGGTGTAGTCCCGCAGATCTCGCTGATCATGGGCCCTTCGGCCGGCGGTGCGGCGTACTCCCCTGCACTGACCGATTACGTGATCATGGTGGACAAAACCAGCCACATGTTCATCACCGGACCGGACGTCATCAAGACCGTCACCGGCGAAGAAATCGACATGGAAACCTTGGGCGGCGCGCGCCAGCACAACGCCAACACCGGTACCGCTACCTACCTGGCTTCCGATGAAGAAGACGCCATCGATTTCTGCAAGGACTTGCTGGACTTCCTGCCTTCCTCGAACCTCGCCGATCCGCTGATCGCTGAGTTCGACGAAGAGCTGGAGATCACCGCAGATGATCTGGAACTCGATACGCTGATCCCGGATTCGGCCAACCAGCCTTATGACATGCGCACTATTATCGAATCCATTGTGGATGACGCGCACTTCTTCGAGATGCAGTCCCTGTATGCACCCAACGTCATGATCGGCTATGCCCGTGTCGAAGGACGTACCGTGGGCATCGTGGCCAACCAGCCAATGCAGTTCGCCGGCACATTGGACATCGCGGCTTCGGAAAAGGCCGCGCGCTTCGTGCGCAACTGCGACGCCTTCAACATCCCGATCCTCACTTTCGTGGACGTGCCCGGCTTCCTGCCCGGCAAGGACCAGGAATTCCAGGGCATCATCCGCCGCGGCGCGAAGCTGCTCTACGCCTACGCTGAGGCCACCGTGCCGAAGCTGACCGTGATCACCCGCAAGGCCTATGGCGGCGCGTACATCGTGATGGGCTCGAAGAAGCTGGGCGCGGATCTCAACCTGGCTTGGCCTACCGCGCAGATCGGCGTGATGGGCGCCCAGGGTGCGGTAAATATCCTCTACCGCCGCGATCTGGCCGCAGTGGAAGCCGAAGGCGGAGACGTCGAGGCACGCCGCAAGCAGATCATCGACGACTACGAGGCCGAACTGCTCAACCCTTATCAGGCAGCTGAGCTGGGTTACGTGGATGCGGTCATCGCACCGAGCGAAACCCGCTTCCAGCTGGTTCGCGGGCTGCGTGCATTGCGCGAGAAGCACGCGACCTTGCCGCCGAAGAAGCACGGCAACATCCCGCTGTAA
- a CDS encoding SDR family oxidoreductase produces the protein MTSESRTHIAPEPGNLKGRTILMSGGSRGIGLAIALAAAKQGANLVLLSKTDTPHPTLEGTIHTAVEQINAAGGKGMAVVGDVREDADVQRAVQEAVVKFGGIDIVVNNASAINLAKTDQVDMKRYDLMQDINVRGTFLLSKTALPYLRDSAHAHILTLSPPLNLDPKWAGQHLAYTMAKYGMSLTTLGLAEELKDEGVGVNSLWPETLIDTAAIRNLPGGQQMVQGARDASVVADAAMAILASPPAGVSGNFFTDGQVLTLAGETNLEKYTLNPEVPLVQDIFL, from the coding sequence ATGACTAGTGAATCGCGTACTCATATCGCACCTGAACCTGGAAACCTTAAAGGCCGCACTATTTTGATGAGCGGCGGCAGCCGCGGCATCGGCTTGGCCATTGCTCTTGCTGCTGCCAAGCAGGGCGCCAATCTGGTGCTGCTCTCCAAGACCGATACACCTCATCCGACTTTGGAAGGGACCATCCACACCGCTGTGGAGCAGATCAACGCCGCTGGCGGCAAAGGGATGGCCGTAGTTGGAGACGTTCGCGAGGACGCAGACGTGCAGCGCGCGGTTCAAGAAGCGGTAGTGAAATTCGGTGGCATCGATATCGTCGTCAACAATGCCTCGGCCATCAATCTGGCCAAGACCGACCAGGTAGACATGAAACGCTATGACCTGATGCAGGACATCAATGTCCGCGGTACGTTCCTGCTGTCCAAGACGGCACTGCCATACCTGCGCGACTCTGCGCACGCTCATATCCTCACTCTCTCGCCTCCCTTGAACCTCGATCCAAAATGGGCCGGGCAGCACCTTGCCTACACCATGGCCAAGTACGGCATGTCGCTCACTACCCTCGGCCTGGCTGAAGAACTGAAAGACGAGGGTGTTGGCGTGAATTCGCTCTGGCCAGAAACCCTGATTGATACAGCCGCCATCCGAAACCTGCCCGGCGGGCAGCAGATGGTCCAGGGAGCCCGCGACGCCTCGGTGGTCGCAGATGCTGCCATGGCCATTCTTGCAAGCCCACCAGCAGGCGTCAGCGGCAACTTCTTCACCGACGGCCAGGTGCTTACCCTGGCCGGTGAAACGAACCTGGAAAAGTACACCCTGAATCCAGAAGTCCCACTGGTCCAGGACATCTTCCTCTAA
- a CDS encoding biotin--[acetyl-CoA-carboxylase] ligase: MENPHGTDRAVIDSQLFTKLTAELGLGLVALKKTSGSTNTELAQLASTGEAGHLSVYFTEHQQAGKGRLGREWVTPEGSSLTLSVLVAPGAGFPAQSLSWYTMLAALAWSRAAENISGVKLGIKWPNDLLAGEQKVCGILAQMVPTGDSYAVVVGTGVNVNQERKELPVPTATSLRLAGAKDLNRTVLLAEYLKQFAALDQSFRQVAGVAQMPLPGNGGKSLLELVSEKLVTLGHEVRVEFPDGSTLVGNAVQLGSDGSLVLEYGAGERKHVLAGDVHHVRRADGKYA; the protein is encoded by the coding sequence ATGGAAAACCCGCATGGCACCGACCGCGCAGTGATCGATTCCCAACTTTTCACCAAGCTCACCGCTGAGTTGGGATTGGGATTGGTGGCGCTCAAGAAAACTTCCGGCTCCACCAACACCGAGCTGGCGCAGCTGGCCAGCACCGGAGAAGCCGGGCACCTGAGCGTGTACTTCACCGAGCACCAGCAAGCGGGCAAAGGCCGGCTGGGTCGAGAATGGGTGACTCCGGAGGGATCCTCGCTCACCCTCAGCGTCCTCGTCGCGCCCGGGGCGGGTTTCCCTGCCCAATCCTTGTCCTGGTACACCATGTTGGCAGCACTCGCATGGAGCCGGGCCGCTGAAAATATCTCCGGCGTTAAGCTGGGCATCAAGTGGCCCAATGATCTGTTGGCCGGTGAGCAGAAAGTCTGCGGCATCCTGGCCCAGATGGTTCCCACCGGAGATAGCTACGCAGTGGTGGTGGGCACCGGCGTAAATGTGAACCAAGAGCGAAAAGAGCTTCCGGTCCCTACCGCAACCTCTTTGCGCCTGGCCGGCGCCAAGGACCTCAACCGGACCGTGCTGCTTGCTGAGTATTTAAAGCAATTTGCCGCCTTGGATCAGAGTTTCCGCCAAGTTGCGGGCGTTGCACAGATGCCGTTGCCGGGAAATGGCGGCAAATCCTTGCTTGAGCTCGTAAGTGAAAAACTGGTCACACTGGGGCATGAAGTACGCGTGGAATTCCCTGATGGTTCCACGCTCGTTGGCAACGCGGTGCAATTGGGTTCCGATGGCTCGTTGGTTTTGGAGTACGGTGCCGGAGAGCGAAAGCACGTGCTTGCCGGAGATGTGCACCATGTGCGGCGCGCCGACGGAAAGTATGCCTAA
- a CDS encoding adenylate/guanylate cyclase domain-containing protein, whose translation MSTEHTNTPRADSPQSAAEAVRGARQHPPVATPAESDPILELAQAMEGPLRIPAHTPDAVRDTVASLERRLIGGQREFRRREVASEAGVSLHSARKLWRAIGFPELSDDEVFFTQADKEALGTMVGMVREGKLTEETAISLMRSVGQMTDRMVVWQIEALVEDMIANQNMSDRQARRQLFSLLPEIIPAIEDLLLYSWRRQLNSAVHRMALRVETGVAAYQQDSGESDGGTPLPLARAVGFADLVSYTSLSRRMNERTLAQLVQRFEAKCAEIISVGGGRLVKTIGDEVLYVAETPQAGAQIALSLSRELAKDEMFPQTRGAVVWGRLLSRLGDIYGPTVNMAARLTSLAEPGSVLTDAITANTLRNDARFVLTAQEITAVRGFGDIQPYELSAGEGEGLVID comes from the coding sequence ATGAGCACCGAGCACACCAATACACCCCGAGCAGACTCTCCGCAGTCAGCCGCGGAGGCTGTCCGTGGCGCCAGGCAGCACCCTCCCGTAGCGACCCCTGCCGAATCGGACCCTATTCTGGAACTGGCCCAGGCCATGGAAGGCCCGCTGCGCATTCCAGCTCACACACCAGATGCCGTGCGCGATACCGTCGCTTCGCTGGAACGGCGGCTGATCGGTGGCCAACGCGAATTCCGCCGTCGCGAGGTAGCCTCCGAAGCCGGAGTCTCCTTGCACTCGGCACGCAAGCTGTGGCGCGCCATCGGCTTCCCGGAGCTGAGCGACGATGAAGTGTTCTTCACCCAGGCAGACAAGGAAGCGCTGGGAACCATGGTGGGCATGGTCCGTGAGGGCAAGCTGACCGAGGAAACCGCGATCTCATTGATGCGTTCGGTCGGCCAGATGACTGACCGCATGGTGGTCTGGCAGATTGAAGCCCTGGTCGAGGACATGATCGCCAACCAGAACATGTCGGACCGGCAAGCACGCCGCCAGCTGTTCAGCTTGCTTCCAGAAATCATTCCAGCCATTGAAGACCTGTTGCTCTACTCGTGGCGACGTCAGCTGAACTCTGCAGTGCACCGCATGGCCTTGCGCGTGGAAACTGGTGTGGCCGCCTACCAGCAAGACAGTGGCGAATCAGATGGCGGCACCCCGCTGCCATTGGCCCGTGCAGTGGGCTTTGCTGATTTGGTCTCCTACACCTCGCTTTCGCGCCGGATGAACGAACGCACCCTGGCTCAGCTGGTGCAGCGCTTTGAGGCCAAGTGCGCAGAAATCATCTCGGTTGGCGGTGGACGGCTGGTCAAGACCATCGGCGATGAAGTGCTCTATGTGGCAGAAACTCCGCAGGCCGGTGCCCAGATTGCGTTGTCGCTCTCGCGCGAACTGGCAAAGGATGAAATGTTCCCGCAGACTCGCGGCGCCGTGGTCTGGGGACGTCTGCTTTCCCGTCTTGGCGACATCTACGGCCCAACGGTGAATATGGCCGCTCGCCTGACATCCTTGGCAGAACCGGGTAGTGTGCTTACCGATGCGATTACCGCAAATACCCTGCGCAATGATGCACGCTTTGTGCTCACCGCCCAGGAAATTACCGCGGTACGCGGCTTTGGAGACATTCAACCCTATGAACTCTCCGCAGGTGAAGGAGAAGGGTTGGTGATCGACTAG
- a CDS encoding PP2C family protein-serine/threonine phosphatase, producing the protein MSKEPAPVPFILAAAGLTDVGRKRTENQDRILMHDIVYAVADGMGGHEAGEVASQLAVETMQEICVFANKTSVRKLPTVPDVQRQVQLADDRIREALESRGGTTLCALVQIKTPGKSRDSVTAPLAAVPPWTSSFAMTQNTDVISKITPQMLEHHRANLAPATEPITVVTEEIPSLLLVNVGDSRGYRLRDGALQQLTRDHSAVQEMVDAGQITELEARNHPHRNLITRALGAGAESQPDVTVLHPRIGDRYMLCSDGLSGELTEDILQTLLVNYKDRADAARVLTGAALEAGGRDNIAVIVIDVLATPSVETDAPEN; encoded by the coding sequence GTGAGCAAAGAACCAGCGCCGGTTCCATTCATTCTGGCCGCGGCAGGACTCACGGATGTGGGCCGGAAGCGAACAGAAAACCAGGACCGAATCCTGATGCATGACATCGTGTACGCGGTGGCTGACGGCATGGGCGGACACGAAGCAGGTGAAGTGGCCAGCCAGCTCGCAGTTGAAACCATGCAGGAGATCTGCGTTTTCGCCAATAAGACCTCGGTGCGGAAACTACCCACCGTGCCAGACGTCCAGCGCCAGGTGCAGCTGGCCGATGACCGAATCCGCGAAGCCCTTGAATCCCGGGGTGGAACCACCCTGTGCGCCCTGGTGCAGATCAAAACCCCAGGCAAGAGCCGTGACAGCGTCACAGCTCCCTTGGCCGCGGTACCGCCATGGACCTCAAGCTTCGCGATGACTCAGAACACCGATGTCATTTCCAAGATCACTCCGCAAATGCTGGAGCACCACCGTGCCAATCTGGCCCCGGCTACCGAGCCGATCACGGTGGTCACCGAAGAAATCCCGAGCTTGCTTCTGGTCAATGTGGGTGACTCGCGCGGATACCGCCTGCGTGATGGCGCACTGCAGCAGCTGACTCGGGACCACTCCGCCGTGCAGGAAATGGTTGACGCCGGACAGATCACCGAGTTGGAAGCCCGCAACCACCCGCATCGGAACCTGATTACCCGCGCACTTGGCGCAGGCGCTGAAAGCCAGCCCGATGTCACCGTCCTGCATCCACGCATTGGCGACCGCTACATGCTGTGCAGCGACGGATTATCTGGCGAGCTGACCGAAGATATTCTGCAGACCTTGCTGGTGAACTACAAGGACCGCGCTGACGCGGCCCGGGTTTTGACCGGGGCAGCACTGGAAGCAGGCGGCCGTGACAATATTGCGGTGATCGTCATCGACGTGCTGGCAACGCCGAGCGTGGAAACTGACGCACCGGAGAACTAG
- the ligA gene encoding NAD-dependent DNA ligase LigA, whose amino-acid sequence MSEKDVAPVETTNVPPEADKTRYDQLVEQIRAHRDAYYQNDAPLVSDVEYDALFHELQLLEATYPILAGQDSPTQEVGGEVSAAFASVTHASRMYSLEDVFSLDELEAWLERAQANAERLHPQTPVRWLCEVKIDGLALNLTYRDGKLVRAATRGDGTTGEDVTHNALTISDIPQQLEGSGWPAEFEVRGEVFIATEDFNKFNEALIAQGKAPLANPRNAAAGSLRQKDPAQTAKRPLRMFVHGLGRSRDFKLTEQSQAYELMRGWGLPVSPYGRVVDSRQAAKDYIAEHGEKRHDLIHDIDGIVIKVDDLATQEQLGYTSRVPRWAVAYKYPPEEVHTKLLDIQVQVGRTGRVTPFGVMEPVLVAGSTVARATLHNQEVVKAKNVKIGDTIILRKAGDVIPEIVGPVLPLREGNDELRDFIMPTECPSCGQPLAPAKEGDVDIRCLNAESCPAQLTERVAYLGGRSALDIEALGYEAAAALTSGPGEDPATLGGIILPAGPGPLKNEAELFNLKDKLEELGEVKVWREKRVKGEGTGKFELVPYFYSKATAKKPSAPTKSTMKLLDELEKAKDNPLWRVLVALSIRHVGPNASRAIATRYGSMDALLEVLDSGNAEAELSEIDSVGSIIAEALVDWFKVDWHREIVASWQAAGVKMQDEQDENITKNLEGLAIVVTGTLENYSRDTAKEAIIVRGGKATGSVSKKTDFLVAGEAAGSKLDKAQSLGVPVLDEAGFGVLLEQGPDAAREVALAAPTEG is encoded by the coding sequence GTGAGTGAAAAAGACGTAGCACCAGTTGAGACCACCAACGTTCCGCCAGAGGCTGATAAGACCCGCTATGATCAGCTGGTCGAGCAGATCCGTGCGCACCGCGATGCGTACTATCAAAACGATGCTCCGCTGGTCTCTGACGTGGAATACGACGCGCTATTCCACGAGCTGCAACTGCTTGAAGCAACCTATCCCATCCTGGCCGGCCAGGACTCACCCACTCAAGAAGTCGGCGGTGAAGTTTCTGCAGCCTTCGCCTCGGTGACCCATGCCAGCCGCATGTATTCGCTGGAAGATGTTTTCTCGCTTGATGAACTCGAAGCTTGGCTAGAACGTGCCCAGGCCAATGCCGAACGACTGCACCCGCAGACACCGGTCAGGTGGCTGTGCGAGGTCAAGATCGATGGACTGGCGCTGAACCTGACCTATCGAGATGGCAAGCTGGTTCGCGCAGCGACCCGTGGCGATGGAACCACCGGTGAAGATGTCACCCACAATGCGCTGACCATCAGCGATATCCCGCAGCAGCTGGAAGGTTCGGGATGGCCCGCAGAATTCGAGGTCCGCGGCGAAGTTTTCATCGCCACCGAGGACTTCAACAAGTTCAACGAAGCTTTGATTGCCCAGGGCAAGGCACCACTGGCCAACCCGCGCAATGCCGCCGCAGGATCCCTGCGCCAGAAAGATCCAGCACAGACCGCCAAGCGTCCCTTGCGCATGTTCGTACATGGCCTAGGACGCAGCCGCGACTTCAAGCTGACTGAGCAATCGCAGGCCTATGAACTGATGCGTGGCTGGGGGCTGCCTGTTTCGCCTTACGGACGCGTTGTGGACAGCCGTCAGGCAGCCAAGGACTACATCGCCGAACACGGCGAGAAACGCCACGATCTGATCCACGATATCGACGGTATCGTGATCAAGGTCGATGACCTGGCTACCCAGGAACAGCTGGGCTACACCTCGCGTGTTCCACGCTGGGCCGTGGCCTACAAGTACCCGCCAGAGGAAGTGCACACCAAGCTGCTGGACATCCAGGTCCAGGTCGGACGTACCGGCCGTGTCACGCCCTTCGGCGTGATGGAACCGGTCCTTGTTGCCGGCTCAACCGTTGCCCGTGCGACCTTGCACAATCAGGAAGTCGTCAAGGCCAAGAACGTGAAAATCGGTGACACCATCATCCTGCGCAAGGCTGGTGACGTGATCCCGGAAATCGTGGGCCCGGTACTTCCATTGCGTGAAGGCAACGATGAGCTGCGCGATTTCATCATGCCTACCGAATGCCCTTCTTGCGGCCAGCCTTTGGCTCCGGCCAAGGAAGGCGACGTGGATATCCGTTGCCTCAATGCGGAGTCCTGCCCGGCACAGCTGACCGAGCGCGTGGCGTACCTTGGCGGACGCAGCGCCCTGGATATCGAGGCGTTGGGATATGAGGCCGCCGCTGCACTGACCAGTGGCCCTGGCGAAGACCCTGCGACGCTGGGCGGAATCATCTTGCCTGCCGGACCTGGACCGCTGAAGAATGAAGCAGAGCTGTTCAACCTCAAGGACAAGCTCGAAGAGCTCGGCGAGGTGAAGGTCTGGCGCGAAAAGCGGGTCAAGGGCGAAGGCACAGGAAAATTCGAGCTGGTCCCGTACTTCTATTCCAAGGCCACCGCTAAGAAGCCATCGGCACCGACCAAGAGCACCATGAAGCTGCTCGATGAGTTGGAAAAGGCCAAGGACAACCCGCTGTGGCGAGTCTTGGTAGCCCTGTCCATACGCCATGTCGGCCCCAATGCCTCGCGGGCCATCGCTACTCGGTACGGTTCCATGGACGCCTTGCTCGAGGTGCTGGACTCGGGCAATGCCGAAGCTGAACTCAGCGAAATCGACTCAGTCGGGTCGATTATCGCTGAAGCACTGGTGGACTGGTTCAAGGTGGATTGGCACCGTGAAATTGTCGCTTCGTGGCAGGCCGCCGGGGTCAAGATGCAAGACGAGCAAGACGAGAACATCACCAAGAACCTCGAAGGCTTGGCTATCGTGGTGACCGGAACGTTGGAAAATTACTCGCGTGATACCGCTAAAGAAGCCATTATTGTGCGCGGAGGCAAGGCGACCGGTAGTGTCTCGAAGAAGACCGATTTCTTGGTCGCTGGCGAAGCAGCCGGCTCAAAACTTGATAAGGCGCAGTCCCTGGGCGTTCCAGTATTGGATGAAGCTGGTTTCGGCGTCCTGCTGGAACAAGGTCCTGACGCAGCGCGCGAGGTAGCACTCGCCGCACCAACGGAAGGGTAG